From the genome of Drosophila melanogaster chromosome 2L, one region includes:
- the CG12448 gene encoding uncharacterized protein, which translates to MFLQCPSVMRGSKHFSQHMSDFSSGSHQNTDNFSDCWLESNSSQDSYFGQSSRLKLALLDYKQFNAARTIQCHVRGFLARSTLKRQIDAATIISKWWRGFWVRHSKFSFMQQLLQQRIIQYHHDMATKIQALFRGWMTRQYFQDFQGMKSLRIQYVEDMLSSLYRKVHRMRKEHMLPGIYALRESDLLSKIEDLSSTFGYRFHNGRVRAAIAMKRSFINDRRHEFRKGNTYSKVPYPGPYIENINDLEFTLPKRMTPRLQRTILVYDKAMRDKNVEKVYMNYSTKRRMSMHVMRENMRNRFCKDFVKRLAKRNKTRNAQDRNIKYYLDDLLTTADEYNCFCKPQVKDDSLCQ; encoded by the exons ATGTTCCTACAATGTCCTTCGGTGATGCGAGGTTCTAAACACTTTTCTCAGCACATGAGCGATTTCAGTTCTGGAAGCCATCAGAACACGGACAATTTCAGCGATTGTTGGTTGGAATCCAATAGTAGTCAGGATTCGTATTTCGGTCAATCTAGTCGACTGAAACTTGCCCTCCTGGATTACAAACAGTTCAACGCTGCAAGGACTATTCAGTGTCATGTGAGGGGATTTTTGGCCAGAAGTACTCTTAAAAGGCAGATCGATGCTGCCACCATCATTAGCAAGTGGTGGCGTGGTTTCTGGGTGCGACACTCAAAGTTCTCCTTTATGCAACAGCTGTTACAGCAGAGGATCATCCAGTATCACCACGATATGGCCACTAAGATTCAGGCGCTGTTCCGCGGATGGATGACTCGCCAGTACTTCCAGGACTTCCAGGGCATGAAGTCGCTCCGAATACAGTATGTGGAAGATATGCTCAGTTCGCTTTACAGAAAGGTCCACAGAATGCGAAAGGAACATATGCTACCAGGAATTTATGCATTAAGGGAATCTGA TCTGCTAAGTAAGATCGAGGACCTTTCTAGTACCTTTGGCTACCGCTTTCATAACGGCCGTGTGCGGGCAGCCATTGCAATGAAGCGATCCTTCATAAACGACCGGCGACATGAGTTCCGAAAGGGAAATACTTATTCCAAAGTGCCTTATCCGGGACCCTATATAGAAAACATTAACGACTTAGAATTTACCTTGCCAAAGCGAATGACACCACGTTTGCAGCGTACGATTCTGGTATATGACAAGGCAATGAGAGATAAGAATGTGGAGAAGGTGTACATGAACTATTCAACCA AACGTCGTATGAGCATGCATGTCATGCGAGAGAATATGCGAAATCGTTTTTGCAAAGATTTTGTAAAGCGTTTGGCAAAAAGGAACAAGACACGAAACGCACAGGATCGTAACATTAAATACTATCTTGATGATCTTCTAACGACCGCTGATGaatataattgtttttgcAAGCCCCAAGTAAAAGACGATAGCTTGTGCCAATAG